The genomic segment CCGGATGCCGGTGGCGTGGGCCAGTACGAAGGACTCGAACGGCATGGCGTGAACCTCCTCAGTGCCCCCGGTTGCGCGCCGCCACCGGGGGCCGTATGATCTGTTCTATCAACTATTCTTAAGAATACTTGAATAGTAAACACCGTGGGGGCCTGACATGTCAATCACTGCGCCGCCGGCACCATTCAAACGCGAGCTATTCGCCCAGTTCGCCCGGATCGGAAAGGCCCTGAGTAACGGCAACCGACTTGAATTATTGGAGTTTTTGGCCCAGGGTGAACGGGATGTGGAAGCCCTCGCACGAGCCGCGGGCCTGCCGGTGGCCAACACCTCCCATCACCTGCAACAGCTGCGGCGGGCGGGTCTGGTGGCCACCCGCCGGGCCGGTCAGCGCGTCTACTACCGGCTCGCCGGTGATGACGTGGTGGGCCTAACCCACGCCCTGCGCGTAGTGGGCGAGGCTCACCTCGCGGAAATCGACCGCCTGGTGGCCACCTTCCTTACTTCGAAGGACGCACTGGAGCCGGTGCCGGCGCAAGACCTCCTGCGACGTGCCCGCACGGGACTGGTGACCGTCCTGGATGTACGGCCCCGTGAGGAGTTCGAGGCGGGACATCTGCCTGGGGCCATCAACGTGCCCCTGGCGGAACTGGAAGAGCGCCTCGGCCAGCTGCCCCGGGATCAGGACGTGGTGGCCTATTGCCGTGGACCCTACTGCGTGTTGGCCTACGATGCCGTCCAGCTATTGCGCAAGGCGGGGTTCCGGGCGCGCCGCCTGAAGGATGGCTACCCGGAATGGAAGAGCGCCGGGCTGCCGACCGAATCGAGCTGACCCGGATTGTACACCGCCGCTCGTGAGGCGGGGATTGACGCGACGGGGCGCGTGGATCGTCGAGCGCAAGCGGGTACCCCGTTACGGTGGATGGAAGAGCTACGCCTGACCCGGTCGTTGGCACCGGCGGCAACAGCCACAGGCCGACAAATGCTGGCCCGCGACTCGCCATCGCCGGACATGGTCCCCAAAATCGAGATCATCATGTACGCCGATGTCGCGGCTGATGGAGTCTGCTGGGCGAACGCGCCACGCCCCAGCCAAGTGGCCCCACAAGCCTAATTGACCAGCTTGACCGCCGGTATATAATAACAGCTGTTCACATGTTCATGTTTTATAGGTCGACAGATCCCTGGCCCGGCGGCGTCATGGTCACCAGCCGAACAAACAAGTCTCTGCGGCCTCCGGGCCGGTCCGAGCTCTCGCCCGAACAGGCCGAAGAGCTGGCGGACATGTTCCATCTCCTGGGAGACGTGAACCGTCTGCGGCTGATCCACGCCTGCATGGACGAGGCGGTCTGCGTGCAGGATCTGGCCCAGCGCTTCGGTCTTTCGGCCTCGCTCGTGAGTCATCATCTGCGGCTATTGAGGGCCGCGCGGCTGATGCGCGCGGAACGGCGCGGGAAGCAGGTGTTCTACGCCGCGGCCGACGAACACGTGCGCTGCGTCCTGCGTGACATGACCACCCACGTCGCGGAACCCGGCCGCGGCGGCGACTGACATCAGGAATCCCATAGGATGACCGCGACCCATTCACATCACCACCACGACCACGGCGGCGCGCACGCCCAGCCCTCGGAAAACCGCCGGCGCCTGCTCCTGGCGATGAGCCTGACCGCCGGCTTCATGGTGGTGGAGGCCGCGGGGGGGCTGATCGCCCATTCACTCGCGCTGCTCGCCGACGCGGGCCACATGTTCGCCGACGCCGGCTCCCTGCTGCTCGCCTGGCTGGCGGTGGGCGCCGCCCAGCGTCCCGCGGACGATCACCGCTCCTACGGGTACGAGCGTTTCCAGGTGCTAGCCGCGTTCGTAAACGGGGTGACACTGCTGGCACTCAGTCTGTGGATCGTGGTGGAAGCCATCCAGCGCATGCTCGCGCCGCCGCAGGTGGCCGGCGGCCTGATGCTGGTCATCGCGACCTTCGGGCTGCTGGTGAACGCAGGCATGTTCTGGCTCCTGCATCACGGTGACCGCGAGGACCTGAACCTGCGCGCGGCGGTACTGCACGTGGTGGGCGATCTGCTCGGCTCCGGCGCCGCCATCGCGGCGGCACTGGTAATCCTCACCACCGGCTGGATGCCGATCGATCCCCTGCTTTCGATCCTGGTCGCGCTGCTCATCCTGCGCAGCGCCTGGCGCCTGACCCGCGAATCGACCCATATCCTCCTGGAAGGCACACCGGACCATATCCGCCCGGCCGACCTCAGCGCCGCGGTAGTGGAAACGATTCCCGGAGTCCAGGACGTGCACCACGTCCATGCATGGTCATTGACCGGCCGCGGAGCCATGGTGACGCTGCATGTACGTCTGGATCGCGACGCCGACGCGGAATCCACGCTGCGCGCCATTCATCGGACCCTGGCGCAACGGTTCGGCGTGCACCCCCGGCCCACCCCGGGGCCTGACCGATCTTCGACCACCGGTCCATCCCCGACATACTTTAAGGATCGGGGCATCAGGGTCTCCACGGCGACCACCTCTCCGCGGGCAAGCACACCGGGCAGCGGTCCCGCAGTTCTGTATTGCTGGCTAATAGATAGTCTGCTATCTTTAATCGCCAATTGACGTATTGCCGGCCAGCCGCCAACCCGTTAACGTGATCCGTCCGCGCTGCCGACGGCGCGACGGACGTGGGTATTCCGGTCCGCCACCGAAGGAACCCCAGACGGTGAACATCCCTGCAGCGCTACCGGATCCCGGCCCCGGCCTGCGACGCGATACGGTCGCGTGGCCCAAGGCACCGGCGCGGATGAGGGCGCGTTCCGTCGTCGCGGCCGTGACGTGCGCCCTGCTGGCCACGGCCTGCACCATCGGCCCACGGTACGTCGCGCCCGCGGCACCATCGGTCGACCGTTATACGGCCGGACCCGCACCCCAGCATACCGTGACGAGCGCCGGCGCAAGCCAGCGGTTCGACTACGGCGCAAGACTCAATGCCCAGTGGTGGACCCTGTTCCGCTCGCCGGCCCTGGACGCGCTGCTGCGCGCGAGCCTGCAACACAACCCGACCCTGGACGCGGCACAGGCTACGCTGCGCCAGGCGCAGGCCACCCTGGAAGCCGACGCTGGCCTGTTCTACCCCCAGGTCACCGGCCAACTGGGCACGCAACGCGAGCGGTTCTCCGGCGCCACCTTCGGCGGGTCCGTGCCACCGCGACTGTTCACGCTCTATACCGGCAGCCTCAACGTCACCTACTATCCAGACTTTTTCGGTGCCAACCGCCTGGTGTATCGCCAACAGAAGGCGCAGGTGGACTATCAGCAGTTTCAACTGCAGGCGGCCTACCTGACGCTAGAGGCCAACGTGGTATCCCAAGGGATCACCGCGGCGGAGCTCACCGAGGAGATCCGCACCACCCGCGCGATCATCGCCGCTGAGGCGCAACTGCTCACCCTCACCGAGAACCGCTACCGGCTCGGCGCCGCGCCCTATCTGGATGTACTGAACCAGCGCAACCAACTGGCCACCAGCCGCGCCGCACTTCCGCCTCTCGAACAGCGGCTGGCACAGACACGCCATCAGTTGGCCATCCTCGCCGGGGAATACCCCGCCCAATGGAAGGAGCCGGATTGGACCGATGGCGAAATCCGCCTACCCCGGGACCTGCCGGTAAGCTTGCCCTCAACCCTGGTACAGCAACGTCCGGACATCCGTGCCGCGGAGGCGCAGATGCGCGCCGCAAATGCGCAGGTAGGCATCGACAGCGCCAAGATGTATCCGATCCTCGCCTTGACCGGAAGTTTCGGGCAACAGAGCGGACTGCCCCAGGCCTTTTTCAACTCAGGAGGCAACGTATGGAGCCTCGCTGCGGGTTTAACCCAGCCCTTGTTCCAAGGTGGAACCCTGCGCGCCCAGCGCCGTGCGGCCCAGGCGGCATATGAGGCAACGGCTGCCGAATACCGCAAGACGGTACTCGGGGCCTTTGCCCAGGTGGCGGACGCGCTGCGCGCGGTACAACACGACGCAGAAGCCTTGCATGCGCAGCAGCAGGCACTCCAAACGGCGCGGGAGGCCCTGGATCTTGCCAAGGCCCAATATACGGACGGCGCCATCGACTACCTGACGCTGCTCACCACCCAGGTCAGCTACCACAACGCCAGTATTCTGGTCCTCCAGACCCAGGCCCACCGCCTGCGGGACACAGCCGCGTTGTTTGCGGCGGTCGGTGGCGGCTGGTGGTCGGAGCAACCCACGCCACCGGGCAGCGCACCCGCCGCTGCGGCCCGCACGGTGACGGAACCGACGGCAAAGACGACCATCGCGCCGGCATCCGCGGCCAACCGGAGGACCCCATGAAGAAACGTCTGGCGCTCACGCTGCTCGTCCTTGCCGTGGTCTTCGGCGGCATTTTCGGGTGGAAGGCCTTCGTGGGCCACATGATGCGCGAGATGCTCGCGCACCGCGCCATGCCGCCGGCATCGGTATCTGCGGCTACCGTGCGGCAGGTCCAGTGGGCGCCGGAATTGGGTTCAGTAGGAACCCTGACGGCGGTCCAGGGCGTGGAGGTCTCCAGCCCGCTGGCCGGCAAGATCACCGGGATGCTGTTCAAGTCCGGACAACCAGCGCGCAAAGGCCAGCTCCTGGTACAAATCGACAACAGCAGCCAGCGCGCACAGTTGGAACACGACGAGGCCGCGGAACGCCTGGCACGCATCAACATGGACCGCGCCAAGCGGCTGCTCCGCAGCAAAGCGGCCAGCCAATCCGACGTGGACACTGCGGGCGCCAATTACGATGGCGCGGTGGCGCAAGTAAAGAACGACCGCGCAACCCTGGCCAAACTTGCAGTCCGCGCCCCCTTTGACGGGGTGCTGGGCATCCGCCACGTGGATCTCGGGCAGTACGTCACCGCCGGGCAGGCCCTGGTGGGCCTGCAGTCCTGGAACCCGTTGTACGTCGATTTCAGCCTGCCCCAGCAGTATCTGGGCGACCTCAAGAGCGGCGAGACCGTGGAACTGCGGGTAGACGCATACCCCGGCACGGTATTCCGGGGCACGGTGCGCGCGCTCGACTCCCGGGTAGACCCGGCAACCCGCAACTTCCGCACCCGCGCCGAGGTGGACAACGCGGATCACCGGCTGCGCCCCGGCATGTTCGGTACCGTCAAGGTCATCCGGTCAGCGGCGCGAAAGGTCCTGGTGGTGCCGGTCACTGCCATCGCCTACAACACCTTCGGAGACTATGTGTTTGTGATCCACCAGGAGAGCAAGCAGGGGAAGGCCGAGCTCACCGTGCAGCAGCAGCTGGTCCAGGTCGGCTCCCAGCGCGATGGCATGGTGGAAATTACCCGTGGACTCAAGGTCGGAGTTCGGGTGGTCAGCGCGGGCCAGCTCAAGCTCCACAACGGATCGGTCGTGGTGATCGGCGGCCAACCCAAGGGCGGCGCGGAGAGGGATCATGGGGTTCACTGATCTTTTCATCCGGCGGCCGGTACTCGCCACCGCCCTCAACCTGGTCATTCTGCTGTTGGGCCTGCGTGCGTACTTGGGCATGACGGTGCGCGAATACCCGAAGATGACCAACACCGTGATCTCCGTGACCACCTCTTATCCGGGGGCCAGCCCCAGCACCGTACAGGGCTTTATCACCACGATCCTGGAAAAGGCCATCGCCAGCGCCCCGGACATCGACTACATGACCTCGACCAGTTCTCAGGGGGTCTCCGCGGTCCAGGTGTACATGAAGCTGAACTCGGACCCCAATGCGGCATTGACCCAGGTTATCGCGAAGGTCAACCAGGTCCGTAACCAGCTGCCCCCGGAGAGTGAATCCCCGGTGGTAAACGAGACCGAGGGAGACGCCACCGCACTCATGTACCTGGCGTTCTACAGCACCAGCATGAGTTCGCAGCAGATCGCCGATTACCTGAATCGGGTGATACAGCCCAAGATCCAGAGTGTCGCGGGAGTGGGACAGGCGCAGATCCTGCCGGCGGGTTCCGGCAACGGCAATACCTTCGCGCTGCGCGCGTGGCTCAATCCGGAGAAGATGGCGGCCCTCGGGATCACGCCGTCTCAGGTGGCAACCGCGCTCGCGTCCAACGATTTCGTCTCCGCCGTCGGGCGCACCAAGGGCAAAAACGTAGCGATAACCATCCGCGCAACCACCGGTCTGCACTCGGTGGCAGAGTTCCGGCACCTGGTGATAGCCGACATCAACGGCACCCAGATTCACCTCGGCGACGTCGCGCGGGTCGAACTGGGCGCGGAGGACTACGACCAATCGGTATACTTCAAGGGCGAACCCGCCACGTTCATCGGGGTCACACCCACGCCGACCGCGAATGCGTTATCAGTGGCCGACGGCGTACACAAGGTGTTCGGGGAAATCCAGAAGGACTTCCCCCCGGGCCTCCACGCCGGCATACCCTACGACGGCAGCGTATTCATCCGTGCGTCGATCCATGAGGTAATCGCCACCATTGCCATGACGCTCGGCGTCGTGGTGCTGGTGATCTTCCTATTCCTGGGCTCGTTCCGATCCCTGCTGATACCGGCGGTCGCCATTCCGCTGTCCATCGTGGGCACCGGACTCCTCATGCTCGCCCTGCATTTCACCCTCAACCTGATGACCCTGCTGGCCATCGTGCTGGCCATCGGGCTAGTGGTGGACGACGCCATCATCGTTGTTGAGAACATCCACCGCCACATCGAAGAGGGAAAATCGCCACTGGATGCCGCCATACAAAGCGCCCGCGAGCTCACCCTGCCCATCGTGGTGATGTCCACCACCCTGGTGGCGGTGTTCGCGCCGATCGGCTTCATGGGCGGACTCACCGGCAGCCTGTTCAGCGAATTTGCGTTCACGCTAGCGTCCAGTGTGCTGATCTCCATGGTGGTCGCCCTCACCCTCTCACCGGTGATGGGCTCGCGGGTCCTGCGTCACACCCCACCGCAGGGTCTCGCGCACTTTTTGGACCAGGTCTTCGACCGGCTGCGCGCGCGCTACAACCGATCCCTGCACGGGGTGCTGAACTACCGGCCCGTGGTGGTAGTGTTCTCCGCGGTGATTCTGGTCAGCATCGTGTTCCTGTTCACCAGCACCCGCCAGGAGCTGGCCCCTACCGAGGACCAGGGGATTCTGTTCGTGCAAGGCAAGGGGCCGCCCACCGCGACCCTGCATTATCTCGAACGCTACTCGAAACAGATCCTCAAGATCTTCGGTACATTTCCCGAGGAACACATGACGTTCCTGGTAAACGGGATCGCGCCCGGGGGCGGCGCGGGGAACAACAGCTCGTTCGGCGGCATGCTGCTCAAGCCCTGGGGAGATCGCAGCCGCTCACAGATGGAGATCCAGCCGCTGCTGCAAGCCAAGCTCACTCACATCACCGGGCTGCAGACCGTGGCCTTTGGACGCCCGGCGGTTCCCGGCTCGGCCGGTGGCCTGCCGATCCAGTTCGTGGTCAAAGCCAGCGCCGACTACCAGCAAATCAACCAGGTGTCGGACCACCTGATCGAGGCTGCCATGCACAGCGGGCTGTTCATGTTTTTGGATAAGGACCTCAAATACGACAGCCCGGAATTGGTGTTGTCCATCAACCGGAATATGGCGGCGACCCTCGGCATCACCATGAGCGCCATCGCCCAAGACCTGCAGCCCCTGCTCGGAGGCAATTACATCAACCGCTTCAGTATGGCGGGGCAGAGCTATAAGGTCATTCCGCAGGTACCGGACCGGTTCCGGGCAAACCCGGAACTGCTCAAACAGTATTACATCCGCACCGGCTCCGGGACACTGGTGCCGCTGTCCACCGTGGCGTCAGTGCACACCGTGGTGCAACCCGACTATCTGCCCCAATTCCAGCAGCTCAATTCGGCCACTGTCCAGGGAGTGATGGCACCGGGTATCACCATGGGCCAAGCGCTGACCTACCTCAAGGACACCGCGGCGAAGCTGTTCCCCCCCGGGTTCGAGGTGGATTACGCCAGCCAGTCGCGCCAGTACACCCAGCAAGGCGGCGGTGCATTGGTCAGCTTCGCGCTGGCGATCATACTGGTCTATCTGCTGCTCGCCGCGCAGTTCGAGAGCTTCCGCGATCCGCTGATCGTGATGACCACGGTGCCTATGTCCATCTGCGGCGCCCTGATCTTCCTGAGCCTGGGGCTGGCTACCCTCAACATTTACACCGAGGTGGGACTAATCACCCTGATCGGCCTGATCACCAAACAGGGTATTCTGATCGTGCAGTTCGCGCGGGATCTCCAACGCCACGAGGGCCTCAGCAAGCGCGACGCGGTGGAACGCGCCTCGAGCGTGCGTCTGCGCCCGATCCTCATGACTACGGGCGCCATGGTCGTGGGCGTGATGCCCCTGCTACTGGCCACCGGCCCGGGGGCCGTGAGCCGCCACGACATGGGTCTGGTAATCGCCACCGGCTTATCTATCGGCGCATTGTTTTCGCTCTACGTAGTGCCGACGTTCTATGTTTATCTGGCGCGCGATCACGCCAAGGAGTCGCTGAGCGCGGGCTAGTGTAGTGTTGCACGCTTGGCGCTTTCAGCCGCTATCGGAGCGCGTCAATTCGCGCCCCAACCACTTGGTCACCGGAAATGCGCCGCGGCCATCGGTGGCTATCGCGCGACGGCGGATCCGTCAGCGGGTATTCCCACCCGCACGCGCAGGAGCCCCGCGGCCCGCACCATGTTGGCAAGCGCCGCCTCCACTTCGGGCCACGCGCGCGTCTTCAGCCCACAATCCGGATTGACCCACAGCCGTTCCACGGGAACCCGTTGAACGGCCTGTTCCAACAACCCGCCTATCTCCTCCACGGGCGGCACCCGCGGCGAATGGATGTCGAACACCCCGGGACCGATCCCGTTGGGATAGTGAAAGGTCTGGAACGCCTCCAGGAGTTCCATGCGCGAGCGGGAAGTCTCGATGGTGATCACATCGGCATCCAGGGCGGCGATCGCTTCCAGGATATCGTTGAACTCGGCATAGCACATGTGGGTGTGGATCTGAGTCTCGTCGCGCACGCCGCAAGCGGCGACGCGGAAACAGCGCGCGGCCCAGTCCAGATACGCGGGCCACTCGGAGCGGCGCAGGGGCAGCCCCTCCCGGAATGCCGGCTCGTCGATCTGGATGATGGCGATCCCGGCGGACTCCAGGTCGGCCACTTCGTCGCGCAGGGCGAGGGCGAGCTGCACGCAGGTATCGGCGCGCGGCTG from the Chromatiales bacterium 21-64-14 genome contains:
- a CDS encoding multidrug efflux protein, giving the protein MGFTDLFIRRPVLATALNLVILLLGLRAYLGMTVREYPKMTNTVISVTTSYPGASPSTVQGFITTILEKAIASAPDIDYMTSTSSQGVSAVQVYMKLNSDPNAALTQVIAKVNQVRNQLPPESESPVVNETEGDATALMYLAFYSTSMSSQQIADYLNRVIQPKIQSVAGVGQAQILPAGSGNGNTFALRAWLNPEKMAALGITPSQVATALASNDFVSAVGRTKGKNVAITIRATTGLHSVAEFRHLVIADINGTQIHLGDVARVELGAEDYDQSVYFKGEPATFIGVTPTPTANALSVADGVHKVFGEIQKDFPPGLHAGIPYDGSVFIRASIHEVIATIAMTLGVVVLVIFLFLGSFRSLLIPAVAIPLSIVGTGLLMLALHFTLNLMTLLAIVLAIGLVVDDAIIVVENIHRHIEEGKSPLDAAIQSARELTLPIVVMSTTLVAVFAPIGFMGGLTGSLFSEFAFTLASSVLISMVVALTLSPVMGSRVLRHTPPQGLAHFLDQVFDRLRARYNRSLHGVLNYRPVVVVFSAVILVSIVFLFTSTRQELAPTEDQGILFVQGKGPPTATLHYLERYSKQILKIFGTFPEEHMTFLVNGIAPGGGAGNNSSFGGMLLKPWGDRSRSQMEIQPLLQAKLTHITGLQTVAFGRPAVPGSAGGLPIQFVVKASADYQQINQVSDHLIEAAMHSGLFMFLDKDLKYDSPELVLSINRNMAATLGITMSAIAQDLQPLLGGNYINRFSMAGQSYKVIPQVPDRFRANPELLKQYYIRTGSGTLVPLSTVASVHTVVQPDYLPQFQQLNSATVQGVMAPGITMGQALTYLKDTAAKLFPPGFEVDYASQSRQYTQQGGGALVSFALAIILVYLLLAAQFESFRDPLIVMTTVPMSICGALIFLSLGLATLNIYTEVGLITLIGLITKQGILIVQFARDLQRHEGLSKRDAVERASSVRLRPILMTTGAMVVGVMPLLLATGPGAVSRHDMGLVIATGLSIGALFSLYVVPTFYVYLARDHAKESLSAG
- a CDS encoding transcriptional regulator — translated: MVTSRTNKSLRPPGRSELSPEQAEELADMFHLLGDVNRLRLIHACMDEAVCVQDLAQRFGLSASLVSHHLRLLRAARLMRAERRGKQVFYAAADEHVRCVLRDMTTHVAEPGRGGD
- a CDS encoding ArsR family transcriptional regulator; amino-acid sequence: MSITAPPAPFKRELFAQFARIGKALSNGNRLELLEFLAQGERDVEALARAAGLPVANTSHHLQQLRRAGLVATRRAGQRVYYRLAGDDVVGLTHALRVVGEAHLAEIDRLVATFLTSKDALEPVPAQDLLRRARTGLVTVLDVRPREEFEAGHLPGAINVPLAELEERLGQLPRDQDVVAYCRGPYCVLAYDAVQLLRKAGFRARRLKDGYPEWKSAGLPTESS